The Silene latifolia isolate original U9 population chromosome Y, ASM4854445v1, whole genome shotgun sequence sequence TATGCCGTCATGTGCATTAATCAGCAATTCTAGCTCATTTTGGTGTTTTAAGTTAATCACGATATCATTTGAATGCAATCGGGATTTGGCCAAAAATCGTAGCAAGTTTGACCGTTATAATATGGGTTAGGGAGTGTGGAATACACGCTCATATAAACGAGTGTAAATTTGCAATTTTAAAGAATAAGTTACAATGCAAATGAGTCAATGTTGTCGTGGCTCAAAAATTGGAAAATaggctaaccccgatcggggttgatgGTATCTAGTCAAATTTCCACAAATTTTATTTACGTAAAATTGAAAAGCTACGCCCCCGATCGGAGAcactaaccccgatcggggtgagtGGTGTTTATCGGGTTCTATGAACCGTGTTGCATTGTTTCATACTTTTCTTTATGTTCCGTTTGGATGATAACCGCCTTTCGTTTTCTGTTTACTTTTcatgagtatatatatatatattcaaagGATGCATGAGGAAAGGttagaaaataataaaacaaaCTTTATTATTCAGATTTTTGCATAACAAACTTCATAAAAACTTCATAAGTATTTCTCTTGTTTTGCCTTAGAACAAGAGGGAAATTTGGTGTATTATCCTACGAAAGATTTCTTGTAACCCAAAGGCTTAATAGGGTAGAAATACTTTCTAAGGAAAGCGATATATTTCGTGATCATCAAGTTATCCAAGTTTGATTTGTCAAATACCCTATACAAAACTACAACATTCTTAGAAAGTATTTACTGTTTTGACAATGTCGAATGTTAAGGAAATGACATCCAAGTTTGGAAAACTTGAGAATTTTAAAGGGGTTGATTTTAGGAGATGGCAAAAGAAAATGCATTTCCTACTCACCACCCTCATGGTTGTGTATGTCCTAAGTAACCTAATGCCGGAGCATCAAGATGATGAAACAATGGAGGAAGCCCACAACCGTCTCAAGTGGGAAAATGATGATTATATTTGTCGGGGACACATTCTAAATGATATGTCTGATTCTTTATTTGATGTCTATCAAAATTATGAGTCGGCAAAAGAACTTTGGAATGAATTAGAGTCTAAATACATGGCCGAAGATGCTTCTAGTAAGAAGTTTCTTGTAGGTAATTTCATGAACTATAAGATGACGGACTCAAGGCCGGTAATAGAGCAATATAATGAATTGCTCCGGATATTGGGACAATTTGCCCAACACAAGATGGAAATTGATGAATCCATTTCGGTCTCAAGTATAAATGACAAATTGCCTCCTTCTTGGAAGGATTTCAAGCATATGCTCAAGCATAAGAAAGAGGAGTTGTCTATTGTACAACTAGGGGGGCACTTGCGCATAGAGGAGTCTCTTAAAGCGCAAGAGGGTACTAAGGGAAACTGGGTAAGAGTAAGGAAACTATGGAACAATCTTTGATCAATATGATGGATGTAGGTGAAAGTTATAAGGGATTCAAGGGGAAAAAACGCCTCATGCCTAACACTAATGATGACACAAACAAGAAACCCAAGGGTGCTTATTGGATATGTGGTAAGACCGGGCACTTTAAAAATGATTTTAGGTTGAAGAAGACCAAGAAGGGTTCTAATTACAAGAACAAATCTGGGCAAGTGTCTAAGGACAAAGGCCCTCCTACTTATCAAGGTCAGAATTTTGACAATGGTATTAAGCATATTGTAAATTATATACCACTAATTTCTGAGGCATTCTATGTGCAGGATGATGATATTTCATGGTGGATTGATTCGGATGGTACAAAGCATTTGTGCAAGGACCGTAGATGGTCCAAGACTTATGAACCGGTTAATGACGGTTTAATTCTTTCTATGGGAAACGAATCAACAACTCCAACACTTGGTCGTGGTGTAGTAGTGTTAATATTTAGTTCCGGAAAATCTATTCATCTTTATGATGTTCTTCATGTACCCGGAATAAGGAAAAACTTAGTTTCCGGCGATCTCTTGTCAAAGTATGGTTATAGGCAAGTATATGAGTCGGATAAATATGTATAAGCAAATGTGGTACATTTGTAGGATTTGGATATTTATGTAATGGAATGCTTATGTTAAATATTATGAATAAAATGCATGATATTGCTTCTAATTTCATGGTTTGTCAtaatgaaaatgttccttatcttTGGCATGCTAGACATGGACTTGTTCACTTTAAAAGGATGATTAATATGTCTAAACTTGGTTTAATTCCACTTTTTGTTCTAATGTTGAAAAGTGTAAAACTTGTATGATGAATATAATTACAAGACAACCTTTTAAGAATATTCATAGTTGTTCACTTGTCTTGGATTTAATTCATAGTGATTTGTGTGATTTTAAATCTTCACCATATTTAGGGAACAAAAAATATGTTGTAACTTTCATAGATGACCATTCCAGATTTTGTTATATATATCTTTTGTCAACTAAAGATGAGGCCCTTGAAaagtttaaaatatttaaaagtgAGGCAGAATTACAAGAATCGATCATGATTAAACGATTGCGCACTGATCGAGGTGGAGAGTATTATGATCCAATGTTCTTTAATTCATGTGGCATTGTGTATGAGGTTACTCCACCAcatacaccacaattaaatggtgtggcggAGAGGAAAAATCGTACTCTAAAGGAGATGGTTAATTATATGTTATCCTACTCGGGTTTGAGTGATGGTTTTTGGGGTGACGCTATGTTAACAGCTTGTTATTTATTAAATAGAGTTCCTAACAAAAGGAACAATGATGTAACCCCATATGAACTTTGGTACAAGAAGGCaccaaacttgaattatattcgaGTTTGGGGTGTCGGGCGGTAGTAAGATTACCGGAACCCAAAATTAAGACATTGGGCGAAAAAGGCATTGAATGAATCTTTATAGGATATGCTATGCATTTCAAGGCATATAGGTTCTATGTTATAGAATCTAATAGATCAATTGCGGTAAACACCGTAATTGAATCTAGAGATGCAATATTTGATGAAAATAGATTTTCTTCATTATCAAGACCAAAGGACATAGTTTCATCAAATAATGGAACAAATGAGGAGAACATAAATGTTGAACCTCAAATGAGTCACCCGAACTCCGTAGAGGTACAAGGATTAGAAAAAGAAAGTCTTTTGGTCCAGATTTTCAAAACCATTTGATTGAAGGATCAAGAGAGGAGGTAGGATGTCAATATGAGGTATTGCTACCATGTTTATGAAGATCCTAAGACATTTGGTGAGGCTATGAAGTCTCAAGATGTTGCCTTTTGGAAGGAAGCCATAAATGATGAGATGGATTCTATCATGGAAAATAATACTTGGGTCCTAACGGATCTACCTCATGGATGCAAACCTTTGGGCCGCAAATGGATCTTCAAAATAAAGGAAGATGAAAGTCGATGGCTCAATCGACAAATACAAAGCAAGGTTGGTAATCCAAGGTTTTAGACAAAGGaaggtattgattattttgatacctATGCTCCGGTTGCTCGAATTTCTACTATTAGATTATTAATTGCACTAGCGACGATTAATAATTTAGTGATCCATCAAATGGTTGTTAAGACCGCATTCTTAAATGAGGATtagtcggactcacttggagcttattttcggttacttgttgttaggagcacctagaccaaaacaatatttatatctccacaaacaactttactattagtaaagaggtaagtaaaggtcggatcccaagggacgggtattgatgtaggattttcgattgcaagtagcggtgtctaggggtgtcacgatttgggttaaaataagaagatcactaaactaaatagcaataagagtaaacaagcaagatgattaaaatgagatgtaaacaattgattaaaagcactagggtgtcatggggtcataggggatgcatggaaattgatcatacaaacatattctcaaattataagcaagcaattattgttgtgacagatcgagttagtttatatcttacaatcctaggaaggtttgggtcccgaagccgaatcgattagattgtacaacacctacaagtcgacttaatccttcctactcaactatatgcatggtctaatgagacttgagttggtttatgtattacaagtctcattgaaaaggtaagtgatggttaAAAAATGCAAGGGTTCATaagctcacatttcatcaaacataacatgtgtataagttgagatcacaacaagcaagcaaataaattatgaaaacatattaaattaagcatgaatcatcccccatgttggtttccccaaaTTACCcgttaaccctagttaaggaaactactcactcattatcaagtttaacatgttaacaaggttgtcaatcatattaacaaagcaaaatatgatgaataaatgaagatgattaacaataattaaaaagggattaagagaattatacctaataatgattccaaaataaagcaaagaataatagagtacttgatgaatgattggaaggttgtcaatctcccaataataa is a genomic window containing:
- the LOC141628334 gene encoding uncharacterized protein LOC141628334 — translated: MSNVKEMTSKFGKLENFKGVDFRRWQKKMHFLLTTLMVVYVLSNLMPEHQDDETMEEAHNRLKWENDDYICRGHILNDMSDSLFDVYQNYESAKELWNELESKYMAEDASSKKFLVGNFMNYKMTDSRPVIEQYNELLRILGQFAQHKMEIDESISVSSINDKLPPSWKDFKHMLKHKKEELSIVQLGGHLRIEESLKAQEGTKGNWVRVRKLWNNL